A window of the Isosphaera pallida ATCC 43644 genome harbors these coding sequences:
- a CDS encoding Rne/Rng family ribonuclease has protein sequence MMTMKKKEMLINVLQSEECRIAVVENGVLEELYVERASHENYTGNIYKGRVVNIEPGFQAAFVDFSVGRNGFLHVSDVDPQYFQPRGGSTSASLVADESGEESDPLASPATPRPARGRDRDRDLRRGRDRGRGERPDRMDRSRYRRRPFPSRPQEPRVFGEGLTGESGPLTPLSGSEPFGTTSQAPLPTSPPRPAAEHGVISSLPSTTTPEPAAPSQPAPSSFGRGLVQETSPAAHQERVETRSNDLAEDRFGAESLRPRPSRDRGEWVRSRNWTRSEPRPVTEPTDFDASEGDVVEHPPSVATTPRPARETEDPLYETADLGLELPPNRNPRHREALLAEPSALQAPENRNPTASDVPENTSPPPSAVEDPFEAEFDRTPARRRDRGRSRPSLKDKARPLPPTSASVPTSPIEAAHEETVGPTSTPSRRTDRPGDLGSRSRPTTAPSTTPVSSVYPHANRDLFAGDEDDIDLELAEELEAIQETAVPEAFDEAVAFDNRAEPRELPTSLRGRQAIRARGGDRPAPHPTAPIPPLPPPKLRDRDIGSQTPSATSPPAIPPAITPSTRARSLSPAPPRPLRPAAPPIPHGRAGEPGYVPRRERTRLALTAITPFDTETEAQTTMEPRRDVAGFEPTLEPPASRRSLARPEPTPGHHPASRRGQVKPEREDQFDVDSEATIEPEERIETDLGLDPLVTAPGSESETDSAGRRRRRRRRRSRRRDRGIETVSQPRRSMTEDAEFDDLPTDLDEPDGEFEEELESPAPAQSPVRSEREEVQSAHPSTTRERLPEPPFDTGGEREPAAETRRRLRERPAVDLGPLYKHRVERERSVDRPRARTEFGGDLIEEESPPQTPAPREPRGRGHRAMPSLPAPASPSRPTDRHDDEFAHPEDLDSLDDLHDDLEEFEDEDEELEDLDEAELEDFEGLSEDDDDHDQEVEDQDHVEVEVDEERRSALARRPVDPEDEIDPELQEEIRREIEEIAVLEAEMGLRGPDGRYKRGEDRAGTVIPGSRTRGVVRPPIQEIFRRGDEVIVQVIKESIGNKGPTLSTYISIPGRYLVLMPGLNRVGVSRKINDEAQRRKLKEIMEELNPPNNLGFIVRTAGVDRTKKELARDMAYLLRLWKAILRRIKRTQAPAVIYQESDMITRTIRDVFSDDIDTIWIDERQAYEHAREFLQNVMPRYVDRLKLYEGKTPLFHLYGLEEEIQRIHRKHVPLPGGGSIIIEPTEALVAIDVNSGNFRVENDAEKTAYETNLRAAKEIARQLRLRDLGGVIINDFIDMREEKHRRGVERALREAIKRDRARTKVLRMSQFGIIEMTRQRIRPSLKRSVYQDCPHCQGTGLIKTPESLSIEVMRLLALAAHRPEVRRLVLTVSTPTAEYLANKKRKEIAQLEIEGNLTIEIRATDVGPGDQLKLECFDQNGVELRSLIPGGPSPVTSGAGYSSGLAALPTPPAGTGYGSHGVGSSSRRSGY, from the coding sequence ATGATGACGATGAAAAAGAAAGAAATGCTCATCAACGTCCTCCAATCGGAGGAGTGCCGAATCGCCGTGGTGGAAAACGGCGTTCTCGAAGAGCTTTACGTCGAACGGGCCAGTCACGAGAACTATACGGGCAACATCTATAAAGGCCGGGTGGTGAACATCGAACCTGGCTTTCAGGCCGCGTTCGTCGATTTCTCGGTGGGTCGCAACGGCTTCCTGCATGTTTCGGACGTCGATCCCCAATACTTCCAACCGCGCGGCGGCTCGACCAGCGCGAGCTTAGTCGCCGATGAGTCCGGTGAGGAAAGCGATCCGCTTGCCTCGCCTGCCACTCCGCGGCCGGCGCGGGGCCGGGATCGGGACCGCGATCTCCGAAGGGGCCGGGATCGGGGACGTGGCGAACGCCCCGACCGGATGGACCGCAGTCGGTATCGTCGTCGTCCTTTTCCGTCCCGTCCCCAAGAGCCCCGCGTCTTCGGGGAAGGACTCACCGGCGAATCCGGGCCGTTGACGCCGTTGAGTGGCTCGGAGCCGTTTGGTACGACCTCCCAAGCCCCCCTCCCCACATCGCCGCCCCGCCCCGCCGCCGAACACGGCGTCATCTCGTCCCTGCCATCGACCACCACGCCGGAACCCGCCGCCCCGTCCCAGCCCGCTCCAAGCAGCTTTGGTCGGGGATTGGTTCAAGAGACCTCCCCCGCAGCGCATCAGGAGCGGGTCGAAACCCGCTCGAATGATTTGGCTGAGGATCGTTTTGGAGCCGAATCACTCCGTCCTCGGCCAAGTCGAGACCGCGGCGAATGGGTTCGCTCACGCAATTGGACCCGTTCGGAGCCCCGACCCGTCACCGAACCGACCGACTTCGACGCCAGCGAAGGCGACGTGGTTGAACACCCCCCATCCGTGGCGACGACTCCAAGACCCGCTCGGGAGACTGAGGACCCGCTGTACGAGACCGCCGATCTTGGCTTGGAGTTGCCACCCAATCGCAACCCGCGCCATCGCGAAGCGCTCCTCGCCGAACCATCGGCCCTCCAGGCTCCTGAGAATCGAAACCCCACTGCCAGCGATGTCCCCGAGAATACGTCTCCGCCGCCGTCGGCCGTCGAGGATCCGTTCGAGGCCGAGTTCGATCGAACTCCCGCGCGTCGTCGGGATCGTGGTCGAAGCCGTCCTTCCTTGAAGGACAAGGCGCGTCCACTCCCACCGACCTCAGCAAGCGTGCCAACCTCTCCAATCGAAGCGGCCCATGAAGAAACCGTCGGCCCCACCTCCACGCCTTCGCGTCGGACGGACCGTCCTGGCGATCTCGGCTCCCGATCCCGCCCTACCACAGCCCCTTCCACGACCCCGGTTTCCTCAGTTTATCCTCACGCCAACCGCGACCTGTTCGCGGGCGATGAGGACGACATCGACTTGGAGTTGGCCGAAGAACTCGAAGCCATTCAAGAGACCGCGGTGCCGGAGGCGTTCGACGAGGCCGTGGCGTTTGACAATCGCGCCGAACCGCGCGAGCTTCCCACGAGTCTCCGCGGACGCCAAGCTATTCGCGCCCGTGGAGGCGATCGTCCCGCGCCACACCCAACCGCTCCCATTCCTCCGCTTCCGCCGCCCAAGCTGCGCGACCGTGACATTGGATCCCAAACGCCGTCGGCGACCAGCCCTCCGGCCATTCCTCCCGCCATCACCCCATCGACGCGCGCCCGCTCCCTCTCGCCCGCCCCGCCCCGCCCGCTGCGACCAGCCGCCCCCCCGATTCCTCATGGCCGGGCCGGTGAGCCCGGATACGTGCCTCGTCGCGAACGGACCCGGTTGGCTTTAACCGCCATCACGCCCTTCGACACCGAAACGGAAGCCCAGACCACCATGGAACCCAGGCGCGATGTCGCCGGGTTCGAACCGACCTTGGAACCTCCCGCGTCTCGCCGCTCCTTGGCACGCCCCGAACCCACTCCCGGCCATCACCCAGCTTCACGTCGAGGCCAAGTCAAACCAGAGCGAGAGGACCAGTTCGATGTGGACAGCGAAGCCACCATCGAACCAGAGGAACGGATCGAAACCGATCTTGGGCTCGATCCCCTCGTGACCGCGCCGGGTTCGGAAAGCGAGACCGACTCCGCCGGGCGTCGTCGTCGTCGCCGCCGCCGTCGCAGCCGCCGCCGCGACCGGGGAATCGAAACCGTTTCCCAACCGCGTCGCTCCATGACCGAAGACGCCGAGTTCGACGACCTGCCCACCGACCTCGACGAACCGGACGGCGAGTTCGAAGAGGAACTCGAATCGCCCGCTCCAGCGCAAAGTCCCGTGCGGAGCGAACGCGAAGAAGTTCAATCCGCTCACCCTTCGACCACTCGGGAACGACTGCCTGAGCCACCCTTCGACACAGGAGGCGAGCGGGAACCGGCCGCCGAAACGCGAAGGCGATTGCGAGAACGACCCGCCGTTGATCTCGGCCCCCTGTATAAACATCGCGTTGAACGGGAACGATCGGTGGATCGTCCTCGCGCGCGAACCGAGTTCGGCGGCGATCTGATCGAAGAGGAGTCTCCCCCCCAAACACCCGCGCCACGCGAACCCCGCGGTCGCGGCCACCGGGCCATGCCCTCCCTCCCAGCTCCCGCTTCCCCCTCACGTCCAACCGATCGCCACGACGACGAGTTCGCCCACCCCGAGGATCTCGACTCCCTCGACGATCTTCACGACGACCTGGAGGAGTTTGAAGACGAAGACGAGGAGTTAGAGGATCTGGACGAGGCCGAGTTGGAGGACTTCGAGGGCCTCTCCGAGGACGACGACGACCACGACCAAGAGGTGGAGGATCAAGACCACGTCGAGGTCGAGGTCGATGAGGAACGTCGTTCGGCGCTGGCCCGCCGTCCGGTGGATCCCGAGGACGAAATCGATCCCGAACTTCAGGAGGAAATCCGCCGCGAGATTGAGGAGATCGCCGTACTTGAGGCCGAAATGGGTCTACGCGGACCCGACGGACGCTACAAACGCGGCGAGGATCGCGCAGGGACCGTCATCCCCGGCTCGCGCACCCGTGGCGTGGTCCGTCCGCCCATTCAAGAAATTTTCCGTCGAGGCGACGAGGTGATCGTCCAGGTCATCAAGGAAAGCATCGGCAACAAGGGGCCCACCCTTTCCACTTACATCAGCATCCCCGGACGTTATTTAGTGTTGATGCCGGGTCTCAACCGGGTGGGCGTCTCGCGCAAGATCAACGATGAAGCCCAACGTCGCAAACTCAAGGAGATCATGGAGGAGCTCAATCCGCCCAACAATCTCGGCTTCATCGTCAGAACCGCCGGGGTCGATCGGACCAAGAAGGAACTGGCCCGTGACATGGCCTATTTGTTGAGACTCTGGAAGGCAATCCTTCGGCGGATCAAGCGGACTCAAGCGCCGGCGGTGATCTATCAGGAATCCGATATGATCACGCGCACGATCCGCGACGTGTTCTCCGACGACATCGACACGATCTGGATCGACGAGCGCCAGGCGTATGAACATGCTCGCGAATTTCTTCAGAACGTCATGCCACGGTACGTGGATCGGCTCAAGCTCTACGAGGGCAAGACCCCGCTCTTCCACCTTTACGGGTTGGAGGAGGAAATCCAGCGGATTCACCGCAAGCACGTCCCGTTGCCCGGTGGCGGCTCGATCATCATCGAACCGACCGAAGCGCTAGTGGCCATCGACGTCAACTCGGGCAACTTCCGGGTCGAAAACGACGCCGAGAAGACCGCTTACGAAACCAACCTGCGGGCCGCCAAGGAGATCGCCCGGCAACTTCGGCTACGCGACCTGGGCGGCGTGATCATCAACGACTTCATCGACATGCGCGAGGAAAAGCACCGCCGGGGAGTCGAGCGGGCGCTGCGGGAGGCGATCAAACGCGATCGAGCGCGGACCAAGGTCCTGCGGATGAGCCAGTTTGGGATCATCGAGATGACCCGTCAGCGCATCCGTCCCAGTTTGAAGCGGTCGGTCTATCAGGATTGTCCCCACTGCCAGGGGACCGGTCTGATCAAGACCCCCGAGAGCCTCTCGATCGAGGTGATGCGACTGCTCGCCCTGGCGGCGCATCGTCCCGAGGTGCGTCGCTTGGTGTTGACGGTTTCGACCCCCACCGCCGAATACCTGGCCAACAAGAAACGCAAGGAGATTGCCCAACTCGAAATCGAGGGCAACCTAACGATCGAGATTCGCGCCACCGACGTGGGTCCAGGCGATCAGCTGAAGCTGGAATGCTTCGATCAAAATGGGGTCGAACTGCGTTCCCTCATCCCGGGAGGACCTTCGCCGGTGACGAGTGGCGCGGGGTACAGCAGCGGGCTTGCCGCGTTGCCAACCCCGCCCGCCGGAACCGGTTATGGTTCCCACGGGGTCGGGTCATCCTCCCGCCGCAGCGGTTATTGA
- a CDS encoding TIGR03936 family radical SAM-associated protein yields the protein MTVPASPETGARHLPAPALPPLGGERPAVTRVRLRFAKTGDLRFISHHDLMRCLERMLRRAELPMSYSQGYNPRPKLVFPLPLGLGVEGRREPLELSLTEPLSAQETARRLQAQAPEGLRFLEGPTNQRDLAPGRAGHPVWAVYSVRWPERSVASTDPTFYDGRLGPGIKLRLAPGRTLCAAPDPCRVEHAIASLLQAPTAPLVRSRPDRPHDQPVTIDLKESLLDLRLDYEPDPNAPDPPATRPVLRFTLRALTQGAARAEELLAYLDALSITQSGGVLSRDDVTLADELVESPSSSPTTNRDNPAIRAGDGHSDVSDDDRDLGLDPDRV from the coding sequence ATGACCGTGCCCGCTTCGCCTGAAACCGGCGCGCGGCACCTCCCCGCCCCGGCGCTCCCCCCCCTCGGCGGTGAACGTCCCGCCGTCACCCGAGTTCGCCTTCGGTTCGCCAAAACCGGCGATCTTCGGTTCATCAGTCACCATGATCTCATGCGTTGCCTCGAACGGATGTTGAGGCGAGCCGAGTTGCCGATGTCTTATTCGCAAGGTTACAACCCCCGTCCTAAATTGGTCTTCCCCCTGCCCCTAGGTCTGGGTGTGGAAGGACGTCGCGAGCCTCTGGAACTGAGCCTGACCGAGCCGCTCTCGGCTCAGGAGACCGCGCGACGGCTCCAGGCTCAGGCCCCTGAAGGTCTTCGCTTTTTGGAAGGACCGACCAACCAGCGCGACCTGGCCCCCGGGCGTGCTGGCCATCCCGTGTGGGCGGTCTACTCGGTCCGCTGGCCGGAGCGTTCAGTCGCCTCTACCGACCCCACGTTTTATGACGGACGTCTGGGACCCGGCATCAAGCTGCGGCTGGCCCCGGGACGAACGCTTTGCGCAGCACCCGATCCGTGCCGCGTTGAACATGCGATCGCCTCGCTGCTTCAGGCCCCCACCGCGCCATTGGTTCGGTCCCGGCCCGATCGTCCCCACGACCAACCCGTCACGATCGACCTCAAGGAGTCCTTGCTCGACCTGAGACTCGACTACGAACCTGACCCCAACGCACCCGATCCCCCCGCCACTCGTCCCGTGCTGCGGTTCACCCTGCGCGCCCTGACCCAAGGCGCGGCCAGAGCCGAGGAACTGCTCGCTTACCTCGACGCCTTGAGCATAACCCAGTCCGGTGGTGTCCTGTCCCGCGACGACGTGACGCTCGCCGACGAACTGGTCGAGTCGCCCAGCAGTTCCCCGACCACGAACAGGGACAACCCCGCTATCAGGGCTGGGGATGGCCACTCCGACGTTTCGGACGACGACCGGGATCTTGGTCTTGACCCCGATCGCGTCTAA